A genomic window from Candidatus Methylacidiphilum fumarolicum includes:
- a CDS encoding universal stress protein, which translates to MISKILLFENVPFSLRMAALLASKFRAELLGLFIEDLNLLRLSSLPFAFETEIHSALTRSLEPESLLRRFRTMANQMEQQIAAIAKELNIPWSFQTARGFLWMELIEAAKNCDLIIVSQKGPFSNFLSFYEDPLFQLLEEAKKPVLFLPSDKPLEPPFGVLINPSKDFLPILTFAANLAKKFNGALTLFVFNGSLSSTQKNYIEELASDMAQLSVIEGLGKDPMALVSTIAEEKIGLLIFSMTGIGLKKVTLKSLLRKLHCPVLLSP; encoded by the coding sequence ATGATAAGTAAAATCCTTCTTTTCGAAAATGTGCCGTTTTCACTTAGAATGGCAGCCTTGCTGGCCTCAAAGTTTAGAGCAGAACTTTTAGGTCTATTCATTGAGGATCTCAATCTTCTAAGACTTAGCTCTCTGCCTTTTGCCTTTGAAACAGAGATCCATTCAGCTCTAACAAGATCCTTAGAACCTGAATCCCTTCTTAGAAGATTTCGAACAATGGCAAACCAAATGGAACAACAAATAGCAGCCATTGCCAAAGAACTCAACATTCCCTGGTCCTTTCAGACCGCTCGAGGTTTCCTCTGGATGGAACTCATCGAAGCAGCAAAAAACTGTGATCTCATCATCGTCTCTCAAAAAGGACCCTTTTCTAATTTTCTATCTTTTTATGAAGACCCCCTTTTTCAATTGCTAGAAGAAGCCAAAAAACCCGTGCTTTTCCTTCCATCCGACAAACCCCTGGAACCACCCTTTGGAGTATTGATCAATCCTTCCAAAGATTTCCTTCCCATTCTTACTTTTGCCGCAAACCTCGCAAAAAAGTTTAACGGCGCGCTGACACTCTTTGTCTTCAATGGGAGCCTGTCCTCTACCCAAAAAAATTACATCGAAGAGCTGGCTAGCGACATGGCTCAACTTTCCGTTATTGAAGGCTTAGGGAAAGATCCAATGGCTCTTGTCTCTACTATTGCTGAAGAAAAAATAGGTTTGCTGATTTTTTCTATGACTGGAATCGGCTTGAAAAAAGTCACTTTGAAGTCCTTACTGCGGAAGCTCCACTGTCCAGTATTGTTATCTCCATAA
- a CDS encoding Lon protease family protein — MSSPAPLTREQIDIQLDFQHIPYESTAEIPVGIHFIGQQRAYDAFDFGLSVSKPGYNIFVMGPPGIGKKAFLEKILQERAATGPLPSDWCYVFNFEEENKPKALAFAAGKASEFAEDMARVVDDLKIGIPSIFESDEYRTRAQEIEQEFLDRREEALNQLRERAQKEGIALLQTPAGIAFAPFKGGEVLDPEKYNALPEEEKRRIEAAIRKLQEELTAILRQIPKWRKEAQNKLRELNRSYIQGLVSSLFEELKAKYKKMEAVLLHLEEIQKDVLKNAENFRLPRESEGPPIPGMSGPSQSMEYFLRRYKVNVIIDHSKSKGIPIVFEDNPTFVNLTGRIEHIAQMGALLTDFTLIRPGALHRSNGGYLIVDALRVLSHPYSWEGLKRALRSQQIKIEPLGEALGLLSTVSLEPQPIPLNLKVILIGDRLIYYLLYQFDPEFKDLFKITADFSEEFDASPQNLLPYCQLIASLCQSQGIAPLEKSALRLIVKQSLRFSQDAKKFSLNIRKILDLLEESEYWRKKENAPLISAGHVQSAIISSYKRINRVEEQLKESIQRQILLVETKGRKVGQVNGLAVIDMGNFMFGYPTKITARVRFGNGHVIDIEREVKLSGPIHSKGVLILSGLLAGRYLPEEPLSLSATLAFEQSYSLVEGDSASAAELCALLSALSEYPIYQSIAITGSINQLGEIQAIGGVNEKIEGFFDTCSVRGFDGNNGVIIPSSNLQHLVLKEEVLEAVEKGLFKIYAVKTIDEAMEILTGIPAGERDAQGKYPPESINGKVEAKLSQFAKRAQKFTSPDQKAASIAAEEKNDK; from the coding sequence ATGTCTTCACCAGCCCCCCTTACTAGAGAACAAATAGACATACAGTTAGATTTTCAACACATTCCCTATGAGTCAACCGCAGAGATTCCTGTTGGGATCCATTTCATTGGACAACAAAGGGCCTATGATGCCTTTGACTTTGGCTTATCCGTTTCTAAACCGGGTTATAACATTTTTGTCATGGGACCTCCTGGAATAGGTAAAAAAGCTTTTTTAGAAAAGATTTTGCAAGAACGCGCTGCAACGGGGCCTTTGCCTTCTGATTGGTGTTACGTGTTTAATTTTGAAGAGGAAAACAAGCCCAAAGCCTTAGCGTTTGCAGCTGGGAAAGCTTCAGAATTTGCTGAAGATATGGCTAGAGTTGTCGACGATCTGAAGATAGGAATTCCCTCTATCTTTGAAAGCGACGAATATAGAACGAGAGCTCAAGAAATTGAACAAGAATTTCTTGATCGGCGGGAAGAAGCCCTTAATCAACTTAGGGAAAGGGCTCAAAAAGAAGGGATCGCCCTTCTGCAGACACCAGCTGGCATTGCTTTTGCTCCTTTTAAGGGGGGAGAAGTTCTTGATCCAGAGAAATACAACGCGTTGCCTGAAGAAGAAAAAAGAAGGATAGAAGCAGCCATTCGAAAGCTGCAAGAAGAACTCACGGCTATTCTCAGACAGATTCCAAAGTGGAGGAAAGAAGCTCAGAACAAATTGCGAGAACTCAACCGGAGTTATATTCAGGGGTTAGTTTCCAGTTTGTTTGAGGAGCTGAAAGCTAAATACAAAAAAATGGAGGCGGTGTTACTTCATCTGGAGGAAATCCAAAAAGATGTCTTAAAAAACGCTGAAAATTTCCGTCTGCCTCGGGAATCTGAGGGCCCTCCCATTCCTGGTATGTCTGGACCAAGCCAATCGATGGAATATTTTCTTAGGCGCTATAAGGTCAACGTTATCATTGATCATTCTAAATCCAAAGGCATCCCCATCGTCTTCGAAGATAATCCTACCTTTGTAAACCTCACCGGCCGAATTGAACATATCGCTCAAATGGGCGCCCTCCTCACTGATTTCACACTGATACGTCCGGGAGCCTTACACCGTTCCAATGGAGGCTATCTTATTGTGGATGCTTTACGGGTTCTTTCTCATCCCTATTCTTGGGAAGGACTAAAACGGGCCTTACGCAGCCAACAGATTAAAATAGAGCCTTTAGGAGAAGCTTTGGGATTATTGAGCACGGTATCCTTAGAACCACAACCTATTCCTTTAAATCTAAAGGTTATCCTGATCGGTGATCGGTTGATCTATTACCTGCTCTATCAATTTGACCCTGAGTTCAAAGACCTCTTCAAAATCACCGCTGATTTCAGCGAAGAATTCGATGCCTCTCCTCAAAATCTTCTTCCCTACTGTCAACTAATTGCTTCCCTCTGCCAAAGCCAGGGCATAGCTCCACTCGAAAAGTCGGCACTACGGCTGATTGTTAAGCAGAGCTTGAGATTTTCTCAGGATGCAAAGAAATTTTCCCTAAATATACGAAAAATCCTCGATCTTTTAGAAGAAAGTGAGTACTGGAGAAAAAAAGAAAATGCTCCATTAATTTCTGCAGGACATGTGCAATCCGCTATTATATCTTCTTATAAAAGGATCAACCGGGTAGAGGAACAATTAAAAGAGTCGATCCAGCGCCAAATCCTACTCGTTGAGACCAAAGGAAGGAAGGTAGGGCAAGTCAATGGGCTAGCCGTAATAGATATGGGGAATTTTATGTTTGGCTATCCAACAAAAATCACCGCCAGAGTTAGATTTGGCAACGGGCATGTCATTGATATAGAAAGAGAAGTCAAATTAAGTGGTCCTATCCATTCGAAAGGAGTTCTTATTCTTTCTGGTCTTCTGGCAGGCAGGTATTTGCCAGAGGAACCTCTATCGCTAAGTGCCACACTTGCTTTCGAACAATCCTACTCCCTTGTAGAAGGGGATAGTGCTTCAGCAGCGGAACTATGTGCTCTTCTTTCTGCCCTTTCCGAGTATCCCATTTATCAATCCATTGCTATTACCGGGTCAATCAATCAGCTTGGAGAAATCCAAGCCATTGGAGGGGTGAATGAAAAAATTGAAGGGTTCTTTGACACCTGCTCTGTCAGGGGATTCGATGGGAACAATGGGGTCATTATCCCCTCGTCCAACCTTCAACACCTCGTTTTGAAAGAGGAGGTACTGGAAGCTGTGGAAAAAGGACTCTTTAAGATATATGCGGTGAAAACAATTGATGAGGCGATGGAAATTCTTACTGGAATACCGGCCGGAGAGAGGGACGCTCAAGGAAAATATCCGCCAGAAAGTATCAATGGAAAGGTTGAAGCAAAGCTATCCCAATTTGCGAAACGGGCTCAAAAATTTACTTCTCCAGACCAAAAAGCTGCGAGCATAGCTGCAGAAGAAAAAAATGATAAGTAA